One part of the Humulus lupulus chromosome 9, drHumLupu1.1, whole genome shotgun sequence genome encodes these proteins:
- the LOC133801969 gene encoding suppressor of mec-8 and unc-52 protein homolog 2-like has translation MKPQTVIKSNEMFIPGRMAFILNMANGYSHDIPTTVHRSRADCPQPEEMETVCVDGSVLDGISKIMSYLRLGSSGKVLKKKKKDRDVKGNNCEQLVA, from the exons ATGAAGCCCCAAACTGTTATCAAGTCAAATGAAATGTTCATTCCCGGTAGAATGGCTTTTATTTTAAACATG GCAAATGGGTATTCTCATGACATTCCGACTACGGTGCATAGGAGTAGAGCTGATTGTCCACAGCCTGAG GAAATGGAAACTGTCTGTGTAGATGGTTCTGTGCTTGATGGAATTTCTAAAATCATGTCATATTTACGTCTTGGATCTTCTGGGAAGGTtctcaaaaagaaaaagaaggataGAGATGTAAAAGGAAATAATTGCGAGCAACTTGTAGCTTGA